The proteins below come from a single Miscanthus floridulus cultivar M001 chromosome 1, ASM1932011v1, whole genome shotgun sequence genomic window:
- the LOC136547641 gene encoding putative clathrin assembly protein At2g25430, with translation MSSSTIRKALGAVKDQTSIGLAKVTSNIAPELDVLIVKATSHDDEPAEERHIREILHLTSGSRAHVAAAVAGCSRRLSRTRDYVVALKSLMLVHRLLADGDPSFHRELLHATPRGTRLLNLSDFRDEAHSGSWDHSAFVRTYVLYLDQRLEFFLHERKQGSTAGSSSSNNGPSPRDRDRWGSPDPYGRHSPSYSSTPGYGGYDDYRERNGGNNDDKRPPTPVRDMKPERVFARMHHLQQLLDRFLACRPTGGAKHSRMVLVALYQIVRESFQLYADICEVLAVLLDRFFDMEYAECVKAFEAYASAAKQIDELCAFYSWCKDTGVARSSEYPEVQRVTDKLLETLEEFMRDRAKRPKSPPQEPEPEPVKEEPEPDMNSIKALPAPEDYKEPEPVKVEEEVKPEPPPQPQGDLVVLREDTVSADEQGNRLALALFQGPPAAGGSNGSWEAFPSNGGNEVTSAWQNPAAEPGKADWELALVETASNLSKQKPAMSGGMDPLLLNGMYDQGVVRQHVSSQVSTGSASSVALPAPGQKTQMLALPAPDGSMQAVGGDPFAASLAVPPPSYVQMADLEQKQQLLTQEQIMWQRYQRDGMQGQLSLNRLDQAYNNGFAPNPAMPYGMPTAYNTNPIPMAYTGNTGYYYPTY, from the coding sequence ATGTCGTCGAGCACGATCCGGAAGGCCCTGGGCGCTGTGAAGGACCAGACCAGCATCGGCCTCGCCAAGGTCACCAGCAACATCGCGCCCGAGCTGGACGTGCTCATCGTCAAGGCCACTAGCCACGACGACGAGCCGGCCGAGGAGCGCCACATCCGCGAGATCCTCCACCTTACGTCCGGATCCCGCGCCCACGTCGCTGCTGCCGTGGCGGGGTGCTCCCGGAGGCTCTCCCGCACCCGCGACTATGTGGTCGCGCTCAAGTCGCTCATGCTCGTGCATCGCCTCCTGGCCGACGGCGACCCGTCCTTCCACCGCGAGCTCCTCCACGCCACGCCGCGGGGCACCCGCCTGCTCAACCTCTCCGATTTCCGGGACGAGGCGCACTCTGGATCCTGGGATCACTCTGCCTTTGTGCGCACCTACGTGCTCTACCTTGACCAGCGCCTCGAGTTCTTCCTCCATGAGCGCAAGCAGGGGTCAACTGCTGGCAGTAGCAGCAGCAATAATGGTCCATCACCACGGGACCGTGACCGCTGGGGTTCACCTGATCCCTATGGCCGCCACTCCCCCTCCTACTCGTCAACCCCTGGGTATGGCGGATATGATGATTACCGCGAGAGGAATGGCGGGAACAATGATGACAAGAGGCCACCGACTCCAGTGAGGGATATGAAGCCAGAGCGGGTCTTTGCTCGTATGCACCACCTACAGCAGCTGCTTGACAGGTTCCTTGCTTGCCGCCCCACTGGTGGCGCAAAGCACAGCAGGATGGTGCTGGTTGCGCTGTATCAGATTGTGAGAGAGAGCTTCCAGCTCTACGCTGATATCTGcgaggtgctggcggtgctgctGGACAGGTTCTTTGACATGGAGTATGCTGAGTGCGTGAAGGCTTTTGAGGCATATGCTAGTGCTGCAAAGCAGATTGATGAGCTCTGTGCATTCTATTCATGGTGTAAAGATACCGGAGTTGCAAGGTCATCTGAGTACCCAGAGGTGCAGCGTGTCACTGATAAGTTGCTGGAGACGCTGGAAGAATTTATGAGGGACCGGGCAAAGAGGCCCAAGAGCCCACCACAGGAGCCTGAACCTGAGCCTGTCAAGGAAGAGCCTGAGCCGGATATGAACAGCATCAAGGCGCTTCCAGCACCAGAAGATTATAAGGAGCCTGAACCTGTGAAGGTGGAGGAAGAGGTGAAGCCAGAGCCACCCCCGCAGCCACAGGGTGACTTGGTGGTTCTCAGAGAAGATACTGTTAGTGCAGATGAGCAAGGTAATAGGCTTGCTCTAGCTCTCTTCCAGGGGCCACCCGCTGCTGGTGGAAGCAATGGTTCATGGGAGGCTTTCCCTTCAAATGGTGGCAACGAGGTGACTTCGGCATGGCAGAATCCTGCAGCTGAACCTGGGAAGGCTGATTGGGAGCTTGCCCTTGTAGAGACAGCAAGCAACTTGTCCAAGCAGAAGCCAGCAATGTCAGGTGGTATGGACCCGCTGCTGCTGAATGGTATGTATGACCAGGGTGTTGTGCGCCAGCATGTCAGTTCACAGGTGAGCACCGGGAGTGCCAGCAGCGTCGCCCTGCCTGCTCCTGGACAGAAGACTCAGATGCTTGCTCTGCCTGCACCGGATGGTTCAATGCAGGCTGTTGGTGGTGACCCCTTTGCAGCCTCCCTTGCCGTCCCACCACCGTCCTATGTGCAGATGGCAGATTTGGAGCAGAAGCAACAGCTCTTGACGCAGGAGCAAATTATGTGGCAGCGGTACCAGAGGGACGGCATGCAAGGGCAATTGAGCCTGAACAGGCTCGACCAGGCTTACAACAACGGTTTTGCCCCCAACCCGGCCATGCCCTATGGGATGCCCACGGCATACAACACGAACCCCATTCCGATGGCTTACACAGGGAACACTGGGTATTACTACCCTACTTACTGA